Genomic window (Capricornis sumatraensis isolate serow.1 chromosome 1, serow.2, whole genome shotgun sequence):
gcctctcaggttgggaagctgtaaacaatcacatgtggccggacgaacctatacaggcgggctagataaccttcagaggagtccataagctgaaacactcttgtcacgcccaggaatttttattgacttggagctgcacgtttactccttctccaagaaaaacggTTATGGAggagagccccccataaagtcagaggtgtaggtgagagcataaaacagactctggttttggggtagacgctcgggaacagggggtttcctgaggcttgatcacgcctttgcgtatgccaagcctccttcctcatgacctttgccatgggcggagttcctcacgctggcccccggcaagccaggacatggaagcaacctagatgttcatcaacagatgaatgggtaaagaaactgtggtacatctatacaatgaaatattactcaaccataaaaaagaatgaatttgtcaGTTCTCATGAGGTGCATGAAGCTAGTGCCTATTatacaagtgaagtaagtcagaaggagaaaaataactatcatgtattaacatatacatatggaatctagaaaaacagtactgatgaacaTCTTTGTAGGGTAATAATACAGGctcagatgtacagaacagacttgtggacacattgggtgaaggagagggtggggtgaattaAGAgcatagcattgaaacatgtacattaccaaaggtgaaatagatagccagtgggatttgctgtatgatgcagggagcttgACCCCATgctgtgtgacaacctagagTGGTGACATGGGATGGaaagtggaagggaggttcaagagggaggggacatatgtatagctatggctgatccatattgatgaatggcagaaaccaacacaacattgtaaagcaattatattccaattaaaaataaataaattaaaaaaaaaaagacctaaggTCAGGGAAGGGTTGATGTTCCAAAGTGTTGAactctttaatttcttcttcctACATGTAAGATTCTCTTAGAGGATAAAATGATGCTGAGATTGCAAGCTAAACTTAAATGACTGGAACTAGGGAAACCAAATAAGTTACTTAGGTTTGGTGGAATCAGGAAAAGCCCAACTCATAGTTTCCCTAAGTAGAATTGAATATTGGAACTGAACAATTTaatatgtaaacattttattGCTACCAAAATTGGTCTTACTGCATTTCCCTCTATCATACCATCCACCCAAACCTGCAGTagtcatgtgaaagtgaagtcgctcagtcatgtccgactctttgcgaccgcatggactgtagcctaccaggctcctctgtccatgggattttccaggcagtagtcaTGAGTCCCTTGATATCCATGGGAATATAGAGAAAGAGAGACTTGTTTGGCTTGCAGGTATTTAGTATATATTGTTAGCCTCACATCACATACTAGAATCATGGAAATAGGCCATCTGAAGTATGAAGCTTAGGGGGAAAAACCTTGATATACACTTAAAAGCCTAAGCCACATCTGCACACCACACCGTTCACAATTTCTTGTCAGTTAAGTATCATCCCCCATATATTTCATAAAAGGGAAAACAAGCATATAGATTAACTATGTGTCTTCAGAGATCCCATCTATGAGAAACCTCGGTATTAGCAAAGTCCCCAGATAGATTGCTCTTTTGCACCCCTGAAAGCTTACTACCAAGGAAAATGAATAGAACCATAGATTCCCTCCTTCAAATCAGCTTACCCCACATATAAGTCATTAGCAACTCAGCCATAACTCACATTATGAAAATCACAAGAGTGGTTAGTGGGAAAAGCACTAacggggcgggggagggtgggAAGCAGAAGCACTCCAGACCAAGTCAGGCTGACAGCAGATAGTGGCTCCTTCCACTTGGGTGCACAGTGCAACTCAACAAAATGCCTTTTTCACAGACGCTGTTTACAGCTTTTCCACAAAATCCATCAGGCCAAGTTAGTTTATGATGCTTCAAAATAAACATGCAGTATGCCTTATAACGCTGGATCCCTTAGAAAATATGACAAAAAAAGAACCATGTAGgcaaaagcatttaaaaacagTCTGTATTCTATAAATACACCAGTGAATGATATAAATAAGGTAATAtgacataaaatgaaaaatacctgTAAGATTATTCTTTCTAGTGTACGGAATTCGTGGCAGTTGCTGCACTATCTAGCTACATAAATATATCCGTATCTAAAATTGTTGGTTCTGTTAATACAAAGTGAGGCCAAAGTGTGTCCACTTGCTTCTCACAGAAATTGAAAAACCTACATGACTCTCTTTTAACCTGTGCCCTTTCACCTTACCAGCACCCCGCCCCCAGCCTATTTTCCACAAATGTCCTCTTCTATCTCTAATTCTCCTGTTCATTTTGTCTGGCCTCACATCCAAGCATGCAAGAGAGAATCCTAGAGGCTCAAGATTCTAGAGTGGCTGTTTGCCAAGGGGAGGAGGCTACAGCAACTGCCACCTTGGATATACTTATGTGGGAAGGAAAAGGGACAGTATCCAGAATGCCTCTCATATATAAAAGCGCTGGATGGCAGGATGCCTGTGTGGGCCAAGGAACCAGAGGTAGTAAATTATGGTCAAAAGAATTGCAACCAAAGGCTGCAAGAGAAAAGGTCTGCAACCAGCTGTGTGTCCTAGCTCTCTGGTATTTGCTTCCATTGGGCTGAGTCTATTTTGTAAAGCATCAAGCACTGAAAAGAAGACTCCGATGCTGGAAGTCGACAGGAAGTAACAAACAAGATGATAAGAATGCAAGATCAAGAGTTGTCCCAGAAACAAGGcctcaaacaacaacaacaacaaaaatggagggcagaagagaaaagcaagtcTAACCTGGCCCAGCCCAAGAAAAGGAGGAGTCAAGGAGACGAAACTAAAAGAGAAGAGCCTTGGACCACATCATTCTCCACAAGGTGCACTCAACCAGCTTCGCCCTACTCTTCAACGAAGTTACGGAAAGAGCTTCTTAATCCCTTCCTTTGCTCCTTAAAAGCTACTGCAAGTTCACTAATGTAATAGACTGATAGGATTTCAGAACAACTATAATAGTTCAAACTGGatgtctctttccttcttctctaaGGTTATTAATTAACCAAGACATATGTAACTGTAAGtgcataacataaaatataatgcTACGTAGAATATAAGTAActatgttaattatattaatgAGCATCTATAAGAAATGTTGCAATGATTTCCTTCATGGAAGAGCTTGAGGGAAGTAAATCTGTCTTGGAGGACTTCACCTCCCCGGAGCTCAAACATTTAGGTGTTTCCTATACCTTTTTTTCTGCATCCAATCCTGTCTTCTTATTGGTGATCTGACCTCCCTATTGGCTGTATCATACCTTTCAACTGCCCACTTTGTGACATCATTCTCCCACCAAATCTACTGCCACCTGGTAGAATCTTGGGGTTTCCATGGAGTTGTCTGTAAATAAATTTGGATCATCACAAGTGACCAGTGACCAGTGACCAGTGACCTTGTACTGGATACACTTGTACTGTACACTTGGCTGCAATCATCCCAGACTTCCTCTTATATCATCTCCTCCTCCCTTGTATCTGCAGttaatttttcctcttcttctctgaTCATGTCAGGTATGGAAAGAAACTTTGTAAAGtttttcattagattttttttttctgcctgtaaATTTAGTAGTAGATTCAAAATGAATAATGAAGGAAAGTATTGAACTAGAAATCTGGAGACCTAATTTCAGTTTTGACTTGGACATTTACTATCTCTGTGACTTTGGACACTTTGGACAAGTCACTGTCTCACAAGATCTGTTTTTTCCTCATCTAATGTTACATCCAGTGTTACATTAGGAGGCTACATTGGTCTATCTCTttggttcttttcttttcaatattgAATCTCAAAGGGGACCCATGTAGAACATGAAATCAGAGACTTCTCAAGAGTGTTTCAACAGAAACAGAGAAACGCCTGGTGGTGTAGAAAATTAGCAATATATACTGAGTTGTTTTGCCCATAATGGTCACCCTCAGTTAATATTTCAGTCTTAGTGTTTTAAATTTAGTGCTGCTCAAGAAGTAATATTCACTTGTTTTTGGAGTTTTCTACCAAAATGagttgaaaagagaaaacagggaGAAAGGATGGAGAGCACTGGGCTAATGGGAGGCGTGTAGTCAAACATAAGGAAGTTTAGGACTGTCTTCATCAGCAGAGGCCAATGGGAACCAAGAGGAAGGAGCAAATACAAGAATGAGGAGAGAAAGCAAGGAGGAGGTCTCAGGAAAACAGTAGTTTGGGATGGAATGTTGACAGGATccaaagattttaaattaaagcAGAAACAGCACAGAGAACAATCTGCTTAGAGCAGGGCAAAATACCATTGATTTTTACAAATGCTTCTATTAATAGACTAGGAAGGAAAGTAAGGCCAGAATAAGGTATCACCAGGAAAAACTGCTTATCAGAAAAGTCAtactcagtatttttcttttattgcctcTCTCAACACAGATGGCACTTGACaattttgaatataaatattttagaaatatgttttaGAAATGACACTTCCtataaacaagaaacaaaagtgaTTATCTAGGGGGCTGATTTTCAGTGTTTCATTCATTCTGACTTTGAAACTATTAGACATTCtactaattaaaaataacattttaaaatgacattttctaaCTTAAATCAGAAGGACTAATTCTTTTGTATGATAGCAGGTTCTAAGACAAGGTTGCTTTTCATCTTTACAATTATTTCCTTCCTAACACAGAGAGCACGTTGATCAACAGCCATCATCCATTTTTACAGCTTGGCTacctaagaagaaaaagaaaaaggcaaactcTGTATCTCTAATTCCAcatatagggaattccctggtggtccagtggttaggacttggtgctttcactgccagactGCACAGTGctgctagggggaaaaaaaaattctgcatttATCTAAAATATTGTTGTGGAGTCCTTTGGATTTTCctacatttaaaatctttttaaactgGATATTAGCGAAGATGGTTCTTTCAGGTTTTGGAATATCATCCTTCTGGATGTTGAAGATGATTATAATCTAAGTTCTAGGATAAATATGAAAACCATCTTGATACtttttaagttttcctttctGCTTGTGACATAGTTATattcattgaaatatatatttttactagaCTTAGTACCTGTTACTTGCTGCATAAAACTATGAATGAGCCCAATAATGAAATtcttttatacattattttattgtctactttgtactgtttttttttttactgaaataattGTCTACATATACTGGGCTACCTATACATTCACATTTATTGCATTCTGTAGCTTGCTCTGCATTTTTTACAGATATATCTTCTCTGCCAGTATGTATTGGCTAGGAATTAATTCAAAGTCACCTTTTTGTGTCTTTTCATTAATAGTATTTACCGAGATAAAGTGAGCAATATTCACtcataatattgtatatatgaTACAGAACTTCATTTATCATGAAACTTATTATGATTTGACACTTGCCACATACTGAAGTTTTCATatctatattatacatatacattaacTAATATGTTTTTCATGACTTTTCTATGTCTTTCTAGAACTTATTAAATCTTCCTCCATATGAATCATATGTAATGTAtcatttattcatgtattattatttattatgtaatGTATTAATGATTCATGTTTACTTAttactgctattattatttttgttgtgatAACCACTCTATAGATAAGTATCCTGAAACTCAGAGAGTTAAATAACTTTTTTCATTCAAAAGGCAGTTCAGAAATTCACTTTCAGATAATCATTCTGAGGTGGGATGAGAAGTCCGGCTTGAAGAGGGTAAAGATGACCCTTTAAATTCATCAGTGGACTCTAGGTAACAGTGAGGGAAATGTGCAAGCAAAGTGAGACACTAAAGTTTACAATAGTAATAGCTCTACCATTTCCAAATGGACAAAATAATGCCTACATTATAAGTTGAATTTCTCCTGGTTTCTGGCCGTATCATGCTCAGATCGGCATCCTGGCAAGCAAGTCAGGATACTTAGATTCTGAAACCTGGTAATGATACTAACATAACGAGAGAACTTGAACAAGTCAGTCTGAACtctcttagcctcagtttccttactcaTGAAATGAAACTATAAGAACAGAAGTTCTCTAAGGACCTCCTAGTTCTAAAATGCTTCAGTTCTAAGAAACAGCATGCAAGTCAATACTAGTGCAGGCTTAAGGGAAAGATAGGGCAGGAAGAAGGAtatttcctgcctggagaacaaTGTCTGAATCATATCACTTGGGTCTTCTGCACAATGTATGCCCAAGACGGGGGCACAGGTAGTCAACATAATGAAGTGTCAAACTGCTCCAACCCTTACAGCCATCATAACTGGCTGATTTTTGGTTTCTCAGGAAGTATTGATATTAGAGGCATTGGATAGCAAGAACCTTAAGATAATGCTGTTTCTCAAACACAGTGAGAATTTATCAATCTCACTCATCTTTTTCTTACCCTCTTGTTCTTACAGAAAATTTCCAAAATCCATCTGTACCTGGAACCCAGAATTCTCTGCAGCTCTCTCTCCCTGCGGTGAGCAATGCAGCTTCCCTCACAGAAAGTGCCTGcaacttctccagggtctctgctCCAGCCCTCAGTTCAGCATGGCTATTTCCAGCAGGCTCTGACACCTCTTTCCAGCCACTCATGGGTAGTGCCTACCTTTACCAACATTCCAGCACAACTATGTTATCTGGAGTCACTGGCCAGAGCCAGCTCTCCACTTCAGCTGCTTCCTGTCTGGGTATTTTTGAGTGGGACATCACAGGAAGCACTGAAAGGAAGTCTTCTTCACTTGGAGACTTCACTGTGACAGCCATTGACCAAGACACAGCTGTTTCCTCCATGTCTATGGCAGCCCAGTATGACAAAACATTAGACATCAATAGCATGGTCCCTCTACATCCATCTCTTTCTGCCAGCCTTGTTCAGGGAACACCATCTCAGATTCCAAATCAGGGACACAGCCTGTCACTTCCCCACCAGGGAGGAGGCCAGGTGTATTACTATCACCAAGGCACACTGGGGCCTTTACTATCTGAAGAACTTGGCCCCTGCCTGCGGTCCTATAGCTCTGTGTCGTATGCAAGAAGCAGGACCTCTGCCCAACCAAAAATGGTCATGGTACTAAAGGAGATTCAGCCCACAAATATCCTACCACCAGCTTCTACCTCTGGAATCTACTACCCTGTGTCTGCTCAGCCCATCACAGACACAGGTTGTCAAGGTGAGTACAAACAGCAAGAAAGTAGAAtgagctcagcattcaaaaaatggggTCAAATCTACAGCTGGGAAGTGGCGTATAGACAGATAGAATTTAGATCCTGGGACTTTAATAACCACTACCTTTGCTCAGTGCTCTCTGTTTTTAGACTGTATATGAGAACATCTAATGCAGGTGGAAGGTTGCACACTGTAAAGGTCATTTATGCTACATGTAAGAGAACCATaattcagtccagttgctcagttgtgtccgactctttgcgaccccatggactgcagcacaccaggcctccctgtccatcaccagctcctggagctcactcaaactcatgtccattggtcggtgatgccatccagccatctcatcctctgtcatccccttctcctcctgccctcaatctttcccagcatcagggtcttttcaaatgagtcagctctttgcatcaggtggccaaagtattggagcttcagcttcaacattagtccttccaatgaatattcaggactgatttcctttaggatggactggttggatctccttgcagttcaagggactctagagagtcttctccaacaccacaagcaCGTACCCAAAGGTACCACGTTTTTCACTGCTCTAGTTGATCAGTCTCCCCACTGTACTACCATGCTGTGTCACCCCCTTCCCTGATCTATTGCTATAGTCTTCTTGGGAGGTGTTTCAGAACTCTTATTATGATAGTGCCAGTTTAACTGTCCCTCACTTCCTTACTTTACACCAAGATTTAAACCCTTGTGGTCTGAGATCCTGTCCGGAGCAGGCAGGCTGAAGAttctttgtttatatattttatcaggAAGAGCTCTACTCCCTCTCATAATTCATGGTGTGAAGCGTTTTTACTCTCTCAGGAAAGCGGGGAGAATTGAAAGGACTCTACATGAGAATGCTAGGCTTTGTAAGAcatgctatatttttaaaatacgaCTCATTTTAATTTGGCTTATAAGATCCCTATGGAATACAAAGAAAGCCAAAAATCAGTGACATCAAATGATCACCAGTAAGAATTAGAACAGTCACCTCTTAGCTCCTAGCATAAGACAGTGTCCACTGTCCTTAAAACTAGGTAGTAGAAATGCTTTGCCCACCATTGAAAGGTACATGATTACTGTGCTGGTgtctgggggtggagggagcaTCTCAATCACCAGGGACTGACTTCTTCCTTGATTCCTCTGTAGTGATGGAGACTTCCCTGAGGATGGAAAATTCACTGGGATCGCAACCTCCAAGCCAGACATTTTGTCTGTCAGAAACTTCAAAATTCCCTAGGTCCTGCATTAGCAGAAATATCCAGATACTTGAGAGTAATCCACCACTTGAACTTGGGGACATTTCAATGATAGCTCCAGTCCAGAGTGCCAGTAATCTCCTGGCACTGCCTCCAGTTCCAAGCCAGGAACAAACAGAGAATAAGAATTTGGATGATATTAAAACTAAGTTTTCAAAGCCTCTGGATGATGCTTACCAGATCCCAATAGAAAACCAAGAACCTCCACTAGTCCCTTTAGAAATCTCTGATATTCACGAGCTCCTGGCCAGCATTGATCCCCTCAGCCAAGAAGAGCAACTTGTTTCTGAAAATGTGAATCTGGGAAAGAATAGCCTGAGTTTTGAGGACTTAGGGACACTTGAAAATGGGTTTGAATCCAGCAGTGGCTTTGCAGACATTGCTACACTGGTAGAGGATATTCACCTTCCCCAGTTCTTTCATTCTTTGAAAGACCTTGATCAATCTGAAGCTCCAAAGTTGAGCATAGCCAAAGATACCAGTGCTGTTAAGGTGAATCAG
Coding sequences:
- the C1H2orf78 gene encoding uncharacterized protein C2orf78 homolog, giving the protein MPRTQRQEGKSCQTRDPGAGTNPNRKRLRSNPRSARISFYCALTSDLVLDTLVLYTWLQSSQTSSYIISSSLVSAVNFSSSSLIMSENFQNPSVPGTQNSLQLSLPAVSNAASLTESACNFSRVSAPALSSAWLFPAGSDTSFQPLMGSAYLYQHSSTTMLSGVTGQSQLSTSAASCLGIFEWDITGSTERKSSSLGDFTVTAIDQDTAVSSMSMAAQYDKTLDINSMVPLHPSLSASLVQGTPSQIPNQGHSLSLPHQGGGQVYYYHQGTLGPLLSEELGPCLRSYSSVSYARSRTSAQPKMVMVLKEIQPTNILPPASTSGIYYPVSAQPITDTGCQVMETSLRMENSLGSQPPSQTFCLSETSKFPRSCISRNIQILESNPPLELGDISMIAPVQSASNLLALPPVPSQEQTENKNLDDIKTKFSKPLDDAYQIPIENQEPPLVPLEISDIHELLASIDPLSQEEQLVSENVNLGKNSLSFEDLGTLENGFESSSGFADIATLVEDIHLPQFFHSLKDLDQSEAPKLSIAKDTSAVKVNQVQEKPNVIKAPSDQPRKNKHKASESVSDAPKAKIQPKNPECLLGGEVIICNAAVSDKAPVNTARQPNSKAQKAASGRINKTKSHGQEKTKRTRKNKKAEENKPSGNKVKAEQKPSIPKMKRKKNQPDFSQENFKKPRSCLGMHMLESVQVFHALGKKSDKKTGLNSSRVLGNSSNPKDPQPSPAIKSWLNTPCEGKGPEKTQVKAQKPDDSAAKESLSPSQYELPPPGKVKLIPLPFPTLDKPQARPVPRRPQSLASHRPAVAYPACPGSTNSAQPAAVNASRPAPASLPGPVKPAQTTVTNPTRPGLTKPIQPSVPQPAAPRPVPYRTSSCTSLQRESVPPAVTKHQSPPKPQTQFLLQDFRFQPIPWRKPNVPEPVMSKPITKEQRPEREAMKRQAQLERENAAKYTSLGKVQYFIEREKEMEIAQYYGYAM